Proteins found in one Leguminivora glycinivorella isolate SPB_JAAS2020 chromosome 4, LegGlyc_1.1, whole genome shotgun sequence genomic segment:
- the LOC125225856 gene encoding LOW QUALITY PROTEIN: fork head domain-containing protein FD4-like (The sequence of the model RefSeq protein was modified relative to this genomic sequence to represent the inferred CDS: inserted 1 base in 1 codon) — MPRPTRESYGDQKPPFSYIALTAMAIWSXPERMLPLSEIYRFITDRFPYYRRNTQRWQNSLRHNLSFNDCFVKVPRRPDRPGKGAYWTLHPQAFDMFENGSLLRRRKRFKLHKGEKDSLNAELAALASFNRAFLARQAGGPPPPPSMPSGGLYGPSVNLCSRLSPEPLEAPDTAALLPAGPRPRRAFTIDALLEPEPRRSPSPPPPPPLQPHCPLPLPPAPYLLAAHRYHAELLAGLQQSCLPPLWTWRDTNQFSHYTLNS; from the exons ATGCCTCGACCCACACGTGAGTCCTACGGAGACCAAAAACCACCGTTCTCATACATAGCCCTGACCGCCATGGCCATCTGGA TCCCGGAGCGCATGCTGCCTCTCTCAGAGATCTACCGGTTCATCACGGACCGCTTCCCGTACTACCGGCGCAACACGCAGCGCTGGCAGAACTCGCTGCGGCACAACCTGTCCTTCAACGACTGCTTCGTGAAGGTGCCGCGCCGCCCGGACCGGCCCGGCAAGGGCGCCTACTGGACGCTACATCCGCAGGCCTTCGACATGTTCGAGAATGGGTCGCTGTTGAGGAGGCGCAAGCGGTTTAAGTTACATAAGGGGGAGAAGGACAGTTTAAATGCGGAGCTGGCGGCGCTGGCCAGTTTTAATAGAGCGTTTCTGGCGCGTCAGGCTggcgggccgccgccgccgccgagtaTGCCAAGTGGAGGGTTGTATGGTCCTTCTGTGAACCTCTGTTCGAGGTTGAGTCCCGAGCCGCTGGAAGCGCCGGACACGGCGGCGCTGCTGCCGGCGGGCCCGCGGCCGCGGCGCGCGTTCACGATCGACGCGCTGCTGGAGCCGGAGCCTCGGCGCTCGCCatccccgccgccgccgccgccgctgcaGCCGCACTGCCCGCTGCCGCTGCCGCCCGCGCCCTACCTGCTGGCGGCGCATCGCTACCACGCGGAGCTGCTGGCTGGCCTGCAGCAGTCATGTCTGCCCCCCTTATGGACGTGGCGAGATACCAACcaattttcacattatacgcTAAATTCATGA